Part of the Lolium rigidum isolate FL_2022 chromosome 6, APGP_CSIRO_Lrig_0.1, whole genome shotgun sequence genome, ATAATGAAGGGAGTGCTACTCGATTTGGCACCTGATAAAAGCTAGCCAACCACGGATTCCAACAGCCCTGCAAGACTGCAAGCACGACAATGGTAGTCACTTCGAGCAACATAATCAAGTCTCCACATGCTTTGCGGGCAGCCGGCACGGTAGAGTTGGCAAGGGCTCCGTCCTTCTGCTGTAGTTTGGATTAAGTGAGAGCTTCAGCTGCTATTTGCATCACGTATGCAGGCATAAATTTGTGACCGGAATTAGCAAGCTGCGCGGGCATGCCATGCAGGAACAGCTTAGCTCGATCCATCTGTTACCTAATTAACCAGCAATAGCTTTCCATCTACCTCGTGCAGGCCCATCGGAAAGCACTCATCCAAAAGCCTAATCAATGAATTCATCAACTAGCAAGTCATGTTAATACATCACACTATGCTCGGGAAAAGATCGCAAGTTGGACCACGCGCGTCTCGGCTCAGCCAGGAAGCCTGCATGAGTTATCGCTGATTGTTCTGGACATGTTTACTCGACGGAAGTCAAGGTGAGAGCAATAATACCTTGGTGCCTTTCCATCTCCGATTGCTTCAGTTACCTGCCTCGAGTAATTGAATTGATTCAACACGCACAAGATAGGTAAAGAAATCATGTAGCCACCACTGAAGGAGGCGATCGGCGAAAGAAAGTTTGCTACATTTGTAGCAGATTTAGGACAACTGCGACATGTGGCAACCTGACAAGCATGGCCTCCTAAGAATCTGGTAGTAATTTTaccctaattttttttcttaGATGCTCGACGAATTTTTCAAGTAATCAATTTCTGTCATTAACAATTCGCTTCATTGTGTTACAAAAATCTATTTCAACTACCCAAATTCTCTAGGGTCTGAAACTTCTAAACGAAAATACTTTTTggctaataaataaaataaaatagaataaAACTAATTGCCTTTTGCGACACATCTTTGTTTTCCTCCTCCCCGTGCATTGCACGGGCGATCTTCCTAGTATTGTTTTAGAACAGCAATGTCTACCAAGGACCTCTAACAAATACCAGGAAGGGAAATACTCAATTTAAATAAATAAAGCGAGAATGTAGCAAAATTTACCAAGTGGTTTTCTTCTTTTCCGAGCCAGGCACTATAAAAAGATCAATAAGTTATTACAATAAACCTTAGGTCCATATTAAGAATATTTTTCATGAAAAGTTAGAATTACCAGAACATCTGGAAGAAGAAATAATTTAACAAGACTTTCAGGTTGGTAATGACAATCCTCTGGAAGTTTACTGTTGCAGCTACCCTTATTTGCAGGCAGCAGCAATGATTTCGGGTTCTTGGGAGGTGCAAACACAttttccatctcatattccaatgCATTGGTGAAATCAATATCAGGTTCCTCTTTGCCTCGTTTCTTCTTTGTCTTTTTTGCTACATCCAAATCACCAGATGAAGTCCGGGCAGGCTCGAGATCTAGATGAAGGTAAACTCCAACATTAAGCAAGCCAGTCTGAAAtggaacaacaaaagaaaacaGGACTAACTGCACAGATTTACCTTTAGCTTTTCGATATTTCCAATGCTCAGGTCCAGCCCAAGCATTTGTTTTTGACGAAAAGCCCATGCCAAGTGACAATAGATCTGTAATTTTCTCGAACCTTCGGTCTACATCAGGACCATCGGGGTCCTGAAAAGTGTACTCATCGGTTCCCTGATACACCAATACAGTCAAGACAACCAGAGAATCAGGTTTGGAGCTCTAAGGTTGTAACAAACTTTAAATGTTATTCAACAGAATAATTGCCTCTGCACAACCCTAAGGCCATCTACAATGCAAGGTGTTTAGAAAAGTAAACCAGTTTTAAATTAGGCACCACTGCTTATTTATGCAAGGAAAGTGCTTAATTAGGCACCTCCACTGTAGAAATATGCACTGGTGCTTGAGAAAAGAACTGGTTTATATTGTAAGCACCTTGCATTGTAGATGGCCTGAAAGTGGGTATTTTCACCAGAAGAGGAATAATCATTTGTAGGCATAAGATTTAACAACAAAAgaaatgcttgtgtgcaagctacAAAATATATGAATCAATAATTCTACTGGATGACAATGGACTTAGCTCACATATTTTCAAATGCTCTTTCTGTTTCAAAATACTAGATGCCTCGTTAGAGTTGGGAAACAATAATTAACAGTTTGAGTGAGATGTACATACTCCCATTCAATTATCGCCATGTCCGTCTCTATTCTCTACCAAGGAATTAAATTACCCTGTGTCATCTTAAAAGCAACACATGCAATGCAAGTAGAAGAAACTAAAATGGAATCTAGTTTAAAACCAAGGGCGTACATAACACACAAGTAGACAACAGATGTTCCCCTCAGAAATGTAGCTATGTTCTGTATGTAATTTTGTCAAGTTTACAAGTACCTCTTCGTAGTTTGTTGAGTTGAAATTCATCGAATTGTCGTTTTCATCATATGCAACATCCTGATCATTGCCGCCACCAAAATCCCATGTTTCACAATCAGGTTGCATGTTGTCATCATTCTCGCTGTTATTACTGTCAACCATCTGATCTTCCATCACTGGCATTTGCCCGGAAGATGCATCATGTGATGGCCTTTTATTTTCTTCATCAAACTGAGCCACAATATCCCTCAAGGTAGGAGAGATATCATTGCACAGAGGCATGTGAACTATCATTTGCTCAATTTGTTCTATCAAAAAAGTAGCAACTTAGTGAAAAACGCATTGGGAGCAAGATGTAAAGATCATTCACAGCAGAATGACAGACTGATATTACCTTTAGCAAATGAAAGATCAATCACCTCAGCCTTCTCTTGGATATCAGATAAGATAAATTTGTCTGGTGCTTCAAACGAATCAAAAAGCACACGACAACTGCCATACACTCCAAGATTGTACAATAAGAGACCCTTCGCTCCACCTTCATCAAACTGAGCCGTGGTCTGGTGGTATAAAGGATCCACCGTGAAGGCAACTAGAAGTGCAAATAAAAGATCTTATGATTTCAGCCCAATGATCGAATAAATATGACCTATAGAAGCACAAAGAGAAAAGGCTTGGAACATACCATCAAACTTCTTCACATTAAGAGCCTCAAAAGAGGACTCCAATGTCGAAGCAGGTGAAATCTGCACAGACAAAACATCGTAAGCAAAATAACAAATAAGTAAAATAAAAGAAAGTCAATAATCAGCTCAAAGATATGTACCCTCTTATCCGCATCCTTTTTGTTGATGCCTTCCTGTGCAGGCTCTGCATCGCCACCCTCTCCCAAATCTTCAATGACAATTACCGAATCAGGACATTGGGATGTAGAAATGTAACTTATATTTTCAACATTTAATTGTGAACATGAAGTTAAAAGTTTACGGTAAGCAGCTAAGGAATTCCCCAAATACTGCCGTGAGAATATAAAAGCAACAAGATGTACAAAATTCAACCAATGCCCTTCTCGAAAGGTTGATACCCATCTAAAGTGAACACTCCTTGTAAACCTAATATAGTAATGTAAAGCTGAGCAATTTCCCAAGAAAATGGTAACGTGACACTATTTTATTGCCTTCGGACAACAAAAAAAGATGAGCTAAAATCCTGACACTGCAGTTTTTTAATAGAAAACTTAAAAGATGTTTCTATTTTCCTTTGGATTTAGAACACGGTCTTCTTCAGTAAACCCCAAAATCCTTGTATTGCAACTTACTTCTGAGTTTCGTTTTACGATGTCTAGTGGTTTACAGTATAAAAGGGACAAATTACACTCCAAATTAGTtgtaagatattagcaatgatagTGGGTACGTACCAGCCTCTTCCCCCCTTCCTGCACGGTTGATCCCACCGAGCACCTTGTATGCCTCACAGTGCACCGAATCCACACGCAGCGAATATATCTTCACACCCGCCTCCAGCGTGCAGCTAGCCTGGAACGAAAACCATGATTTTTTTCCCCAAACATATTTTAGAAGAAAAGAACAATAAATCTCCTCCCGATTTGATAAAGACTGGAAATGGAACATCTCAGCACACAACGCACTTTCTGGAAGTTAGTCTCGTCGTCATCCTCTTCCCCCGCCTGGATGATCTCGCTGAGGTGGTCGATGAGCCCCAGCTCCCACGTGTTCTTCTGGTTGATTTTCTGCCAAATTTCGCGGAGGAGAGAAAAACAGAAGTTTAGTAAGAGCGAGGGAACGACCTAGGGTTTTGAAGGTGGGGAATACGTACGTTCTCCGAGGCGAGCTTGATGCAGTTATGTAATAGGTCCATGACCTCGTCCCGGTTGAGGAGGTTGGGGTGTGGGGCCTTGGGCGCTAGCGTGGCGGCGAGGGAGCGCCGGCGTACGGAGGCCGCGCGGGCCATAGCGCGCGCGCGGGCGCGCTCTTGCTGGTCGTCATTGGAGCCGAGCGggaacgccggcggcggcgactgcAGCAGCAGCCGCGAACCGGCCGCCGTCCCACGGCCGAGAGGCGGGGTCGGCGCCGGCGGGGGGGCGGTAGCGGCGGCGTCCTCGGCTGGCGGCATCTCGGGATGGACGGCGGCAAGGGAAAGGGGATCTGATTTGGGGAAATTGCCGGGCCTTCTGCTTCGCGTGGAGTGGGTTGCCCTGGCGGGGGTGATTTCAAATTTTTGGGGATGCCGCTAAAAGGAGATCTCAGCTGATCTCACGGGGCCACATCCCACGAGTCAGCGCGTCCGGAtggattcaaacccgacaaaaatGATCTAGCATGGATCCATCCAAAAATGGATGGTCACGGCGTCCGAGATGACGCAAATTGACCCAAATTTGGGCCTTGTTTGCGTGTCTGCGGACGCCGAGcgttggtcgctcgcgtcctcccctggtCCCGTGTGTCATAGGAACATAACTTCATTTTTTATTAAAATTAAATATATTACATTTTTCTTAATACTACATACTAATAGTCTAGCTACCGAGGCCTTGCCGCCGACTCGCCGTCGCggtcgtggatttcactcgacgtcgGCGGACTCTATGCGTGAtaattccactccagcttaccagATGGGTGGCCCGGCGGCGGCCTTCCTCCGACGTTTCTCCGCGGCCGCCCTCCTCTTGGCCGTCCTAGCAGCTTGGGCGCGGGCGCGCTCGGCCTCCTGCGACGTCATGGTCCGCTTCCCGCTCAACTCGCGATTGTGTGTGGCGGCGCGTTCCACAACGTCCCATGCCTCGAGGCGGACGAGGCCGGTGTCCCGAGCCTCCTTATTCCCATGCTAGCGAAGTTGCCGCTCTTGTCGGCCTAGCTCCCCCACCACACCCGCCTCATGGGCGCGCCGGTCGGGCAAGGGTATCTAGAGGAGGCGGCGGGTAGCCTCCTGGGCGATGAGCTCATTCTTCCGTCCGATGACGTCGCCTAAATGGCGGACCGGCCCAGACGGAGGCCTCGTGCTCCCTTCCCTCGCGCATGAGCTTGGCGAGACGCGCCTCGATGGCAGCATTGAGCTTCGCCCTCTCGCGGTGGTAGACGtcgtcgcctcctcctcaacGGTGTCCGCGACGGCATCCACCTCCTCCTCGACAACGGGGTCGGgcgcctcctccgcggcctcgtaccagccaccCGCGTCCCCTCCATCTGCTTCACGTCCTCTGCCTTCTTCGCCGCCCCCTCGGCCGTGACGTGgatcgcctcgtcgtcggcgacccaacaCACGTCCGACCACTCCTCCTccaccgtccgcgggaacctagcgcaggcggcgagggagagcttcgcCCACGTGGTCTGCAGGCTGTGCGGCATGGCGATGGAGGAGAGAGGACGCCGGAGAAggtagagggagagagggaggcggaGCGGGTGAGCTCTGAGAGGCCGCGCGCGTCGTCTTTTATATTCGGCGGCCTTGACGGGAAACTTGGGGGCGAGCGCGCGCCCTAGGCCTTTTCACGCGCGCGGGAAACctggtgcgcgcgggaactttcccgcgcctTCTCCCGCCATTGCTGTCCCAGGGAAGACGAGCCACGTGGCGGCTTTTTGTGTCGCCGCGTTGGAAcgtgcgatccaaacggacacaCGGACGCGGGGTGATGTCCGTGTGTCCGCGTGGCCATGCAAACGGTCGaaaccggacgcgcgggcgcgccgGTTTAGGTACCATGGCCTCACACAACTAACTGATTGATTTGCTAGCTCCCACTACTATTAGTGCATCTCCAACAGAAACGCTATAAAAAAACATCCAATTTACCGACGTGTTTTAGCCGCTCCAGCAGACGCGCTGCGTGATGTGTAAATAATTTTCAACGTGCGTTATTTTCACAATCGCGCGCATCAAATATACCACCCTCGCTCCAGCGCGCAGCAAAAGCCACAACGAGCGCGCGAAGAGCAACAGCCGGCTGAAAATTCCCCGCGTGCCCGCCCGCCTCCACCCCTCgctctcgccggccatggacatcGAAGGCGCCGCTCCCTTGACCCCTCTGTACTCCATCCCCGGAGTCGCCGCCGCTGGTGCCGCTGCTCCCGCCCGCGGCCTCTTCACCACCCTGCGACTGTCAGCCGCGCCGAGCGCCACTCCGCCGCAGCCTGCCGCCCCCAAGGCCGGCAAACGGCAGACCGGCACAgcggccgccggcgctgctcgAAAAAAGGGCAAGATGTCCTCCGTGAAAGCAGGCGCGGGCAGGCCGGGCTTGTCCAAAGCCGACGCCGCGCGGCGGGCGAAGCTTCCTCCGCTGCCACCGCCTCCCCAATTTtaagcgccgtcgtcgccaccgcctccctaAGTCTCAAACGGAGAAGAAGACAATGAAGATGGCATTGACATAGAAAGTGTTGATGTTTGAGAAGTTCATGGTGATAATGTTGATTGGTGATAGGCAAAAGCGATGCAGTTGTAGCACTAGTAGCATACATATGTACAATACATTGTATGGTGGAGGCCAAGCAGATAACTTAATCCGGAATTCACACTTGTAATACTATACCTGTTGTAGGAGGAAAGCTGAAAAATATGCAAAAGGTAAACTGTTTTCATTCTCATAATCAATTCAAAACATAGGTTGTATACAGTTTAACTGCATAAtcacaagaaaaaaacaaagacaGGCATAAGCTGAAAACTATGTACAAGGCTCATGTTCTGTAGTTGTATCTCCTCTTGGAAGAGCCTCATAACGCATCTTTGATGGTTTGTGTGGTTGTAGATTGGAAGGGCTCTATAGCCGGCATTGATCTGGATAGTTCGTAAAAATAAGCTAAGCTAGGTACCGCTCAAGACCGCCAGTGACCAACTGAACCgtcatgtacatatgtttgaaactATTACAATATAATGGTCTGGATTCTAAACAAACAAACACACATGTTTGAAACTACCACACCTATAACACTCTGAATTCTACCTCCAGTTTGCTCAGTATTACTGAAGCTTCTCTTTGGTTGCGTGATGAATAAATGAACAACTATCACACCGTAACACACTGAATTCTACTTCCACTTCCAGTATGCTCATTGTATTAAAGCTTCTCTTCGGCAGCCTGATGAATAGTGAACAATGAAGAGTTGTTGTCTTACAGATAAAAAAATAGTTACACATATATGCTAGATCATCACTAAGAAAACTAATTGGAATGGTAATAGGCAATATAAAAAAACAAAGTAGAGATGACAGCCTTAAGATACAGAGAAATCTAAGGGGCTGCAATAGGTAATCTAGAATAATTGGCACTACTTTGAGCTTCTATCATAGACACAGGCGTGCTCTTCCGATATTTCTTGATGGTATATTGATACTGATGAGTAACCTTAGAACTGAAACCAAATCAACAATGGTGTGTTAGAATGGGGTACGATGGTGTGTTACAATGATTATATCTAGTTAAGCTCAAAAGATCCAGAACATAGTATATTTGCGTGTACATAGTCCCAAAGTGTAGTTGTAAATTACATCATAGAGCTAACTTTCTGCCAttgtcttagtttttttttttttgcggaa contains:
- the LOC124666858 gene encoding condensin complex subunit 2-like isoform X2, with translation MDLLHNCIKLASENKINQKNTWELGLIDHLSEIIQAGEEDDDETNFQKASCTLEAGVKIYSLRVDSVHCEAYKVLGGINRAGRGEEADLGEGGDAEPAQEGINKKDADKRISPASTLESSFEALNVKKFDVAFTVDPLYHQTTAQFDEGGAKGLLLYNLGVYGSCRVLFDSFEAPDKFILSDIQEKAEVIDLSFAKEQIEQMIVHMPLCNDISPTLRDIVAQFDEENKRPSHDASSGQMPVMEDQMVDSNNSENDDNMQPDCETWDFGGGNDQDVAYDENDNSMNFNSTNYEEGTDEYTFQDPDGPDVDRRFEKITDLLSLGMGFSSKTNAWAGPEHWKYRKAKDLEPARTSSGDLDVAKKTKKKRGKEEPDIDFTNALEYEMENVFAPPKNPKSLLLPANKGSCNSKLPEDCHYQPESLVKLFLLPDVLCLARKRRKPLDDSRDNNDDFMASGPWDDDNLCNDHLDEGNAASDVEESVNLIAKPRQVNKIDIKYDKVSKQVDVHALKEVLWNHIHTSAETDDLERAGTEPSLCLTKVLHDLPCSNPDVTTTDISPHLYFICLLHLANEHSLKLCDRPSLDEIDIYVPTSSLVN
- the LOC124666858 gene encoding condensin complex subunit 2-like isoform X1 is translated as MPPAEDAAATAPPPAPTPPLGRGTAAGSRLLLQSPPPAFPLGSNDDQQERARARAMARAASVRRRSLAATLAPKAPHPNLLNRDEVMDLLHNCIKLASENKINQKNTWELGLIDHLSEIIQAGEEDDDETNFQKASCTLEAGVKIYSLRVDSVHCEAYKVLGGINRAGRGEEADLGEGGDAEPAQEGINKKDADKRISPASTLESSFEALNVKKFDVAFTVDPLYHQTTAQFDEGGAKGLLLYNLGVYGSCRVLFDSFEAPDKFILSDIQEKAEVIDLSFAKEQIEQMIVHMPLCNDISPTLRDIVAQFDEENKRPSHDASSGQMPVMEDQMVDSNNSENDDNMQPDCETWDFGGGNDQDVAYDENDNSMNFNSTNYEEGTDEYTFQDPDGPDVDRRFEKITDLLSLGMGFSSKTNAWAGPEHWKYRKAKDLEPARTSSGDLDVAKKTKKKRGKEEPDIDFTNALEYEMENVFAPPKNPKSLLLPANKGSCNSKLPEDCHYQPESLVKLFLLPDVLCLARKRRKPLDDSRDNNDDFMASGPWDDDNLCNDHLDEGNAASDVEESVNLIAKPRQVNKIDIKYDKVSKQVDVHALKEVLWNHIHTSAETDDLQERAGTEPSLCLTKVLHDLPCSNPDVTTTDISPHLYFICLLHLANEHSLKLCDRPSLDEIDIYVPTSSLVN